In the Bacillota bacterium genome, GGGGTGAACTTTGCAACCTGCATGTGCCAGGAACCAAGGCTAATCATGCCACCCTTGCCACTTTCAAATAGAGTTGCAGCATTTGGATAGACGTGAAGTCCGAGCGCACCAGGTTGAATGATTTTTTCGTCAAAGAGCGATTTCCAGATTTTCATCGCATTCACCAGACCGGGATCAGCAAATGAGGCTTGCCCCAATTCGGCCTTGTAGATAACCCCGGGCGCGGTTTGCTGGGCGATCATCATATAAACGTCGATATTTTGCCATCCATCAGCGCCCCCTTGCAACATCGGGGCGATACGATTCTTGTTCAAAACCGCTGCTACTTTCCTTAACTCTTCCCAGGTTTTCGGAGGTTCGAGGCCGTACTTTTCGAACATCGGCCGATTGTACCACAAATTCGTGGTCTGGAGTTCCATCGGCAACATGTAGAAGTTCGGGTCGCTTGCGACGTTTCCCAATCGAGCTTGTTCGATCCCAATGGGGTAGAACTTGCTCTGCCAGTCTGCCCCCCAGGATTTCTTAGCGTAAGACTGCAATGGAATCAGGAATTTCTGATACTCTTGCACCATGGCCCCCGGCTCTAGTCCGACTATGTCAGGAAGACTTCCGGATGCGGCGGCGCTCTTTAGCGCCATCAAGTAGTCAGGGTAGTTATAAATCGTGGCTTTGACCTCAATATCTGGATGGGTACTCTCGAAAGCAGCGACCATTTTATCAGTGGTGGATTTCACAGGACTCCATGACCAGAATGTGATAACCTTCTTTTGTGTCGCAAAAGTCGTTCCCGCCACGAGCAAGCATAGCGCAAATACTAATAAGATTGCTCCAAGATGTGTAAATTGTCTTCGTGTGCTCATAGGTACCTACCTCCTAACTGTTTTGTTATAATGGGTTTCCACAGTCTGACCTGACCCCACTGTTTTTCTATTCTAGAATCACCTCCCGAACAGCTTTTTTATCAAGCGCCTCGATATGGATCTCTAGATCTCGCAGCAATAGTAGTTTCAGTAGCGCTTATTTGTGAGCGCATCCTCAAGGTGGTTAATATATTTAGCCAAATCGCGAGATTTGCGGGTTATGGTGAGAACACATAGGATATCAATCACTGCAAGCTGCGCAATTCGCGAAGCTACAGTCTCCCTGGGAATTGGAACGGTCGCTGCCGGAGTTATTAGCTGGATGTTTGCTTCCTTTGTAATCCGAGAATTAGGGAAGGTTGTCATGCAAATAGTAGTTGCGCCAGCAGACCGGGCTGCACTAAGCGCGTCGACTGTTTCCCGTGACGAACCCGAATAGGAGATGCCAAATGCGACATCTTTAGGTGTTAATTGGAGAGCCGCAGCTATCTGCATGTGCGGGTCCAACAGTGGAGTACAAGATACACCCGCCCGTATAAATCTTTGACAGGCATCCAGGGCGATACCTGCAGAGCTGCCCACTCCGTAAATCTGCATTATGTGACAGGATACGATAGCGTCCGCAGCCCGTTCGATATCTTGCTCATTAAGTATCTTGGCCAGCTCGGTCAGTACGTCTATATTGTCTTGTATAACCTTTTTCGCAATCGTCGATGTATCGTCGTCCTTGCTCAAGTTGAGAGGAACATCTGAACCAACTACGAGTTGTCCTCGAAGGGAAGAGACTGCTTCAGCCATAGTCAAACGAAATTCTTTATAGCCGTTAAATCCGAGGGTGCGGCAGAGGCGCACGACTGTTGTTTCGCTCACACCACTTTGCCGTGATAGTTCGGAAATTGATAGACGGTGAACATGATGAGAGTTTTCCAAAATGAACGAACCCAATTGTCTTTGGGACCCCTCAAGCTCTATAAATACTTCTCTCAGTTGCTGTAGAGGGTTATTTTGAGGGTTATTTTGAATATGTACCTTAGCATCTTGTGGTAAAGTATGGTCTGGATTTGTATCTGGGTTATGAAGGGGCTTTTCGTATAGGCCCAGGGGTTTCTCATTTTTCATTGCATCACCCCCATTACTGAGGCTAGGAATATGCTTGGAAACCCTATCGAAGGGGCTACATCCCACAATATATTGGGACAATTCCTAAGGATGGCTACAACATATGAAGGCTGTGAGGGTTTTCGAGCGATCTCCTAGTACTTCGTTTGAGATGGAGCACTAGATGATGGTCACTGGAGCTAGCACAAGGTCAACCCAATGACCATGGCTATCTTGCGTAATCAATCATAACACGAATATATTTTTTTTGCAAGACCAAAGAAGAAAATTTTCGCGATATTATTGACACAATATGGTAGCCTTGTGCTCTCGTGCTATGCCTCAACCCCCTTCCATATTTTTCTAGATCTGGTATAATAGAAATAAAGTTTGGTGAGTGAAGGGGGGCGAGCGGTGAAACTCCATGCAAAATATTGGATTGATGAGGGCTTACGAAAGCTTGGTGACGGCTGAGGCGCTCCTGGAATAAGGAGAGATATTTGGAATCCGCTTTTTTCTGTCACTTAAGTATCGAAAAAATGTTGAAAGCGTTGATCACCGAGAGGACGGAGGAAATTCCCCTAAAGACCCATAATCTTTTGCTGTTAGCTCGGAAGGGCCTGAGGGAAGCAGAGTTAAATACGGAAATGAAGGAGTTCTTTGCGGAGATTATGCCTTTTCAACTAGAGAGTCGCTACCCCAGTGATCGGAGGAGATTATTGCAAGAAAATCCGCCCGCAAGATTTCGCGCGCTTTTTGAAAGAACAAAGGAGATGCTCGCATGCCTAAATCAAAAGCTGAAATAGCGGGCGATTGTTGACGAATTTGTGAAAGCGCTTCAGAAGACTCTACCAGTTGAGCGGGTCATTTTATTTGGTTCTTATGCGAAAGGGACCCCGCAACCGGAAAGTGATATTGACATCGCGGTCATTTCCCCTGCATTTGGGCAGAACCCCTGGGAGGATCGGAAACGATTATATCGGACAATTATTTTTGAGAAACTGGAACCTTCTATTGAACCACATCCGTTTGCGCCTGTGGACATGAAAACGCCACCGTCATTGCTCCGAGAAATTCTGCGCACTGGCCAGACCATCTATCCGGTTTAGGTTTAACGGGGCCTTTAATTTCGTCAATGGACTTCATCGCCGGACCGGTCCTTACCGTGCTTTCTTGACTTCCTGGAAGCCCCTTCTTATACTATAATTGAAAATTGCTCCTATTTCCCCTCTGTCGCCTTACGAAATGGCAGATGCTATAGGACGAGAGAGAAAGTATGATGGGGGAAAGCATAATGGAAGGCATAATAGGGGACGGGAAAAATCAGGGTCCGTGCAGGAAGTTGTCCTTTCGCGAAGCTATTTTAGATCCCGATGCGTTTTCCGTAACTTGGGAGCTCGTACCGGGAAGGGGAGCATGGGAGGAATCCCAGCAGCGGGTTCTTACGATGGCTGAGAAGGCTGCCAAGGATCACCGGATAAATGGGATTACCATAACTGACAACCCCGGGGGGAAGCCCGCGATCCTAGCGTGCGGCCTCGCAGTGGAGGCCATGAAGTACGGGGTCGACCCTATAATTCACTTCACTTGCAAGGATAAGAACAGGAACGACATCGAGAGTGAGCTTTATGCCCTCGCGAGGTCAGGCGTCGAGAACCTCCTGGTGATGACGGGTGATTACCCCTCTGAAGGATATATGGGTGGCCCCAAGCCCGTTTTTGACCTTGATGCGGTGCAGGCCCTCAGGTTGATAGCGCGTTTGAACGCTGGGAATGACATACCAGCCTATAAAGGCCGAATGACCCTCAAAGCCACCAAGTTCTTCCCCGGTGCTGTGGTCTCCCCCTTTAAGCAGACTGAGGCTGAGGTGATGACTCAGTACTACAAGCTACACCAGAAGGTCAAGAGCGGCGTTCGGTTCATAATTAGCCAGTTAGGTTATGACGCAAGGAAGTTTGACGAGCTCCTCCGGTATGTAAGGTTAAACGGATTTAAGGTCCCGGTGATCGGGAATATCTATGTCCTCACCTTGGGGGCCGCAAGGCTGATGAACCGGAATGCCATACCGGGTTGCGTCGTCACCGATGAGTTGTTAAAAATCCTGGAGGAGGAGAGCTCCTCCGGGGGTTTCAAGGGAAAACAGCTTCTCAGGTCCGCCAAGCTATATGCTGTGATGAAAGGCTTGGGGTTTAAGGGAGTGAACGTAAGCGGTCAGGGGCTAAGCTACGAGGATGTGGTGTACATAATCGAAAATGGAGAGGAGTTAAGTCCACGCTGGGAGGATTTTCTACCGGAATTCGACTTTCCTCAAAGGGAAGGTTTCTACTTCTTTGAAAGGGGACCTGTGAGTCCCCTAAATGCTGACAGGTCGGTAAATAGGGCAGGTTACGAGAGTATGAATCGCAGGAACAGTGGGAACAGAAGCCGGAGAGGGAGGCCTATATCTTACTGGCTTCTTGTTTTGGTTCATAGGCTCGTTTTCGACCCCGAAGCCCCGTTTTTCCCTCTCGCGAAGGGGATAGCGAGGCTCATAGATAGGTCCTCATTTAAGGGTGCCTTTACTCTCCTGGAGTATTTCATCAAGACTCTCACCAATGAGTGTCGATTTTGCGGGGATTGCGCTCTTCACGACCTCGCCTATATCTGTCCGATGTCCAAGTGTCCCAAGCAACAGAGGAATGGTCCATGTGGAGGAAGCTACGAAGGATGGTGCGAGGTCTACCCCGGAAAGCAGAGATGTATCTATGTTGCAATCTACGGGAGGTTCAAGGGCGCTCCCCAGGAGAAGAAGCTGGCAGGGAACTATATTTCCCCATGTAACTGGCAACTTTACCGCACATCCTCATGGCTGAACTACTTCTGCGGCCGGGATTATAGTGGCCTCAGGGAGAGCCTACCAGAAGAGGGTCGGGTAAGGGATGGTTAGATTGGTGGGGGCCCTTGATTCCGTTAGAAGAGAGGCATTTTTGACCCCTTCGTCGAATAGAGGTTGATCTCCTTCCCTGATACCGGGGCTACAGGGTTTGACGTGAAATAGAAAGGACAAAGAACAGAGAATAAAAAAGAGGGCGGCTATGTAGCCGCCCTATATTATTGGCGGA is a window encoding:
- a CDS encoding extracellular solute-binding protein, translated to MSTRRQFTHLGAILLVFALCLLVAGTTFATQKKVITFWSWSPVKSTTDKMVAAFESTHPDIEVKATIYNYPDYLMALKSAAASGSLPDIVGLEPGAMVQEYQKFLIPLQSYAKKSWGADWQSKFYPIGIEQARLGNVASDPNFYMLPMELQTTNLWYNRPMFEKYGLEPPKTWEELRKVAAVLNKNRIAPMLQGGADGWQNIDVYMMIAQQTAPGVIYKAELGQASFADPGLVNAMKIWKSLFDEKIIQPGALGLHVYPNAATLFESGKGGMISLGSWHMQVAKFTPPIELAKGMEGFGAFLFPDVTGDGKPSNPLGGIDIGLGITTNATDKELAWEVVKDFIAGQGIQAAINDFNDLPAVKGVVPKTFTSEHEKDLWNLFTKEWLPKVTARQLRSPQVRQGLMDALAAVASGQKTPEKAMEDLQNTVKGK
- a CDS encoding MurR/RpiR family transcriptional regulator, with the translated sequence MKNEKPLGLYEKPLHNPDTNPDHTLPQDAKVHIQNNPQNNPLQQLREVFIELEGSQRQLGSFILENSHHVHRLSISELSRQSGVSETTVVRLCRTLGFNGYKEFRLTMAEAVSSLRGQLVVGSDVPLNLSKDDDTSTIAKKVIQDNIDVLTELAKILNEQDIERAADAIVSCHIMQIYGVGSSAGIALDACQRFIRAGVSCTPLLDPHMQIAAALQLTPKDVAFGISYSGSSRETVDALSAARSAGATTICMTTFPNSRITKEANIQLITPAATVPIPRETVASRIAQLAVIDILCVLTITRKSRDLAKYINHLEDALTNKRY
- a CDS encoding HEPN domain-containing protein, which encodes MESAFFCHLSIEKMLKALITERTEEIPLKTHNLLLLARKGLREAELNTEMKEFFAEIMPFQLESRYPSDRRRLLQENPPARFRALFERTKEMLACLNQKLK
- a CDS encoding nucleotidyltransferase domain-containing protein, producing the protein MKALQKTLPVERVILFGSYAKGTPQPESDIDIAVISPAFGQNPWEDRKRLYRTIIFEKLEPSIEPHPFAPVDMKTPPSLLREILRTGQTIYPV
- a CDS encoding methylenetetrahydrofolate reductase; protein product: MEGIIGDGKNQGPCRKLSFREAILDPDAFSVTWELVPGRGAWEESQQRVLTMAEKAAKDHRINGITITDNPGGKPAILACGLAVEAMKYGVDPIIHFTCKDKNRNDIESELYALARSGVENLLVMTGDYPSEGYMGGPKPVFDLDAVQALRLIARLNAGNDIPAYKGRMTLKATKFFPGAVVSPFKQTEAEVMTQYYKLHQKVKSGVRFIISQLGYDARKFDELLRYVRLNGFKVPVIGNIYVLTLGAARLMNRNAIPGCVVTDELLKILEEESSSGGFKGKQLLRSAKLYAVMKGLGFKGVNVSGQGLSYEDVVYIIENGEELSPRWEDFLPEFDFPQREGFYFFERGPVSPLNADRSVNRAGYESMNRRNSGNRSRRGRPISYWLLVLVHRLVFDPEAPFFPLAKGIARLIDRSSFKGAFTLLEYFIKTLTNECRFCGDCALHDLAYICPMSKCPKQQRNGPCGGSYEGWCEVYPGKQRCIYVAIYGRFKGAPQEKKLAGNYISPCNWQLYRTSSWLNYFCGRDYSGLRESLPEEGRVRDG